The Microbacterium trichothecenolyticum sequence GACCGTTCCCTCGGTGACGCTCTCGCCGAGAGCGGGGAGGACGACGGAAGTGCTCATGGATATGTCTCCTTCGTACCGGATGCGGTACCTAGCTTAGTGACCGGTTCGCGGTCAGAGTGCGTGCAGGGGCTTGCCGGCCAGGGCCAGGAAGGCCTCGCCGAGCGCCTCGCTCTGTGTGGGGTGGGCGTGGATGAACGGGGCGATGTCTTCGGGGTGCGCCTCCCAGCCGACGGCGAGCTGCGCCTCGGAGATCAGTTCGCCGACGCGGTCTCCCACCAGGTGGGCGCCGACGACCGGCCCGTCGACACGACGGACGATCTTCACGATGCCGGAGGTGCCGATGATCTCACTGCGTCCGTTGCCGGCGAGGTTGTACTCGTAGGCACGCACGGCCTCGGAACCGTAGCGCTCCTGCGCCTGCGCCTCGGTCAGTCCCACGGAGGCGACCTCGGGGTGCGAGTACGCGACGCGGGGGACGTCGGCATCGGGGACGAGAACGGGCGAGAGGCCGGCAATCTCCTCGGCGACGAAGATCCCCTGCTGGAAGCCGCGGTGGGCGAGCTGGAGTCCCGCGACGATGTCGCCGACGGCCCAGACATGCGGCACCGCGGTTCGCAGCCGCGCGTCGGTGCCGACGAAACCCCGGTCGAGGACGACCCCGGCTTCCTCGAATCCGAGGCCTGCGGTGGCGGGACCGCGTCCGACGGCGACCAGGGCGAAGTCGGCGACGAGATCCGTTCCGTCATCGAGCGAAACAGTGACCTCGTCCGTGCTCTGCGTGAGCGACGAGAACCTCTTGCCGAGGCGGAAAGCGATGCCCCGCTTGCGGAAGGCGCGTTCGAGTGCCTTGCTCGACGCGACGTCCTCCGCGGGCAACAAGTGCGGGAGCGCCTCGACGATCGTCACGTCGACACCGAACGAGCGCCACACGCTCGCGAACTCGACACCGATCACGCCACCGCCGAGAACCACCACGCTTTCCGGGATCACGTCGAGTTCGAGGGCCTGCTCACTGGTCAGCACACGACCCCCGATCTCCAGGCCCGGAAGACTGCGGCTGTACGAGCCGGTGGCGAGGATGACGTCGGTCCCGCGATACACGTCGTCGCCGACGCGGACGGCCGGTCCTGCCTCGAGCGAACCCGTCCCGTTGACGACACGGATGCCGCGGGCCGAGATCAGTCCTTCGAGACCCTTGAACTTCTTGGCGACGATGCCTTCGCGGTATGCGCGAACGCGCAGGGGGTCGATTCCCGTCAGCGTCACGTCGACACCGATTTCGGCAGCTGTCCGCGCGGCATCGGCAACCTCGCCCGCGTGGAGCAGGGCCTTCGTGGGGATGCAGCCGCGGTGCAGGCACGTCCCGCCGAGCTTGTCCTTCTCGACGAGCACCACGTCCTTGCCCAGTTCGGCAAGACGCAACGCGGCGGCGTAGCCACCGCTCCCGCCGCCGAGCACGATGACGTCGGCCGAGTAGTCGGTCACCGCTCGCCGTCCGCAGCCAGCAGCTCGATGAGGGAGCGGACCGTCGCTCCCGTGACGCCCTTGTCGGTGTATCCGAACGGCGCGGACTTGTTCATACCCACGCCGGCGATGTCGAGGTGCACCCACGGGATACGCGGCGCGTCGGCTTCGTCGGACACGCGTCCGACGAAATGGCGCAGAAAGAGTCCGGCGAACAGCGATCCACCCGCCGGGTCGCCGATCTTCGCGTTCTGCAGATCGGCGATGGGGGAGTCGAGGTCGTCGACCATGTGGTCGGGCAGTGGCAACTGCCACGCGAGTTCGGCGGCGCGCCCCGCGGCGGCCAGGTACTCGGCGACGGCCGCCTCTTCGCCCATCACGCCGGTGTGGCGCGTCCCGAGGGCGACGGTGATGGCACCGGTCAGCGTGGCGACGTCGACGATGAGGTCGGGGTTCTCCCGGCTGGCGGCGACGAGACCATCGGCCAGCACGAGACGGCCTTCAGCGTCAGTGTTGAGCACCTCGACGGTCGTGCCATCGAGCGTGCGGAGCACGTCGCCGGGGCGGGTGGCGCGTCCCGAGGGCATGTTGTCGGCGATGCAGAGCCACGCGCTCACCCGCACCGGCAGAGCCATCTCGGCGGCCGCCCGCAGCACGGCCAGAACGGTGGCCGCGCCGCACATGTCGTACTTCATACCGACCATCGACGCTGCCGGCTTGAGCGACAGCCCGCCGGTGTCGAACGTGATGCCCTTGCCGACGAGGGCGACATGACGCTGGGCGCCGGCGGGCGCGTAATCGAGGCGCACGAGTCGGGGCGGGCGATCGGAACCCTGGCCGACACCGAGGATGCCGCCGAAACCGCCGTCACGCAACGCGTCCTCGTCGAGCACCTCGACCTCGACCGGCAGCGCGGCGACGGCGTTCACGGCGGCATCGGCGAAGTCCGCCGGCCCCAGCCACTCGGCGGGCGTGGTGACGAGGTCCTTGACGAGAGCCACGGCGCCGGAGATCGCCGCGACCGCGGCCACATCAGCCTCCGACGGCGCCGCCGGTGTCGACACCGTGACGCGGGACGCGCGGGGCTTCGGCGCCTTCTTCTTGTATCCCGCGAAGCGATAGCCGCCCAGCGAGGCCCCCTCGGCGAGGGGGCGCCAGGGCGCCTCGACCAGAGCCTGCACAGCGACGTGGTCGAACCCGGTCAGCTGGCGCAGGCCCGTCCCCGCGGCATCGCGCAGCGCCGCGTCGCCGGGATCCGTGCCGACACCGACGACCGCCACGGGCACGTTCACCCCCGGCACGTGCACGCGTTGGAAAGATCCGGGAGCGCCCGTGAAGCCCACCGCCGACAGGGCGGCGCGCAGGCCGTCCCACCCGTGAGGGTCGGGGGCGTCATCCGAGAACGGGGCGGAGATCAGCAGGATCGCATCGGCCGGGAATTCACGAACGGAGGCATGGGTATGCGCTACGGAAGGGAAGGGCATGGCATCCATCCTACGGAGCAGCGTGTTCGCTAGGAGCGGGACGCTCCGTCGCCCGGTGCATCCGAGACGGCTCTTAGAGTGGAGACATGTCCCCTTCCGCCCCGCTGTACGACCGCGCTCCATCCGCGCCGCCCGTGCCGTCGGGCCTGCCGTTGGTGATGGCCCTCACCGGCTTCACCGATGCGGGTGGGGCCGTCTCGCGTCTCGTCGAATACTTCCGCAACGACCTCGAGCCCCACGCGCTGTTCGTCTTCGACAACGACGCGCTGCTCGACTATCGCGCGCGGCGTCCTCTGATCACCTTCGACGAGGATCACCTGACGGACTACCGCCCGGCACGCCTCGAGCTCTCGCTCGCGCACGATTCTCTGGGTCATCCCTTCCTGCTGCTGGCGGGGTACGAGCCGGACTTCCTCTGGGAGGCGTTCGCCGAGACGGTCCTCGAACTCAGCGCGGCACTGCAGGTGTCGTCGATCACGTGGGTGCACGCCATCCCGATGCCGGTTCCACACACACGTCCCATCGGGACCACCGTGAGCGGTACTCGCCGCGACCTGGCAGAAGCGCACTCGGTCTGGCGCCCGCACACGCAAGTCCCCTCGACGGCGGGCCACCTCCTGGAGTACCGCTTCGCCGAGGCGGGAGCCAAAGTCGCGGGCTTCGCCCTGCTCGTGCCGCACTATCTCGGCGATACGGAGTACCCGGCCGCCGCCCTCGCGGGTCTCGACAGCCTCACCGTCGCCACCGGCCTGGTGTTCTCGGGGGAGGTCCTGCGCGAGGAGAACCGGGAGTTCCTCGGCAAGGTGAGCGAGCAGGTCGAAGGCAGCGAGGAGCTGACCCGCATGCTCGAGGGCCTGGAGGAGCGATACGACGCCTATATGGCCGGCTCGACCCAGGCGACGCCGATCATCCACACCGGTGATCTGCCCAGCGCCGATGAGCTCGCGGCCGAGCTCGAGCGCTTCCTCGCCACGCGTCCGGGCGATGACGATCGGCGCGGCCGGCTCGGCTGAATCCTGGCCCGGGGCTCGGCGTCGCAAGAGGCTGCGCCCCGTTGGCGTGCGTCGATGTCATGGCCTCCGGGAATTCCCTTGACCGTATCGGCGTTGTCTACGCACAGACCCCCGGTCGCGTCAAGTCCCGGTCCGGGGATATGAGACAATGAAGAACCTGACCCGTTGTCAACCGGTTGAGGAGCTCCCGCTCTTCCGCTCGGGACTTGACAAGGGTCTTACTAGTGTCCGAGAACGACCGGCGGCCGTGCAACGTACGTTCCCGGTTGAAAGGCGAAACGTGGCAGACACGACAACCAAGACCCGCTCCCGGAGTGCGAAGGACACCGACCTCGAGAACTCCGAGGAAACCGTGACGGCGTCGACGACGACGACCGCGAAGAAGGCTCCCGCCAAGAAGGCTCCGGCCAAGGCGAAGGCTGCGCCCGC is a genomic window containing:
- the lpdA gene encoding dihydrolipoyl dehydrogenase; the encoded protein is MTDYSADVIVLGGGSGGYAAALRLAELGKDVVLVEKDKLGGTCLHRGCIPTKALLHAGEVADAARTAAEIGVDVTLTGIDPLRVRAYREGIVAKKFKGLEGLISARGIRVVNGTGSLEAGPAVRVGDDVYRGTDVILATGSYSRSLPGLEIGGRVLTSEQALELDVIPESVVVLGGGVIGVEFASVWRSFGVDVTIVEALPHLLPAEDVASSKALERAFRKRGIAFRLGKRFSSLTQSTDEVTVSLDDGTDLVADFALVAVGRGPATAGLGFEEAGVVLDRGFVGTDARLRTAVPHVWAVGDIVAGLQLAHRGFQQGIFVAEEIAGLSPVLVPDADVPRVAYSHPEVASVGLTEAQAQERYGSEAVRAYEYNLAGNGRSEIIGTSGIVKIVRRVDGPVVGAHLVGDRVGELISEAQLAVGWEAHPEDIAPFIHAHPTQSEALGEAFLALAGKPLHAL
- a CDS encoding leucyl aminopeptidase encodes the protein MPFPSVAHTHASVREFPADAILLISAPFSDDAPDPHGWDGLRAALSAVGFTGAPGSFQRVHVPGVNVPVAVVGVGTDPGDAALRDAAGTGLRQLTGFDHVAVQALVEAPWRPLAEGASLGGYRFAGYKKKAPKPRASRVTVSTPAAPSEADVAAVAAISGAVALVKDLVTTPAEWLGPADFADAAVNAVAALPVEVEVLDEDALRDGGFGGILGVGQGSDRPPRLVRLDYAPAGAQRHVALVGKGITFDTGGLSLKPAASMVGMKYDMCGAATVLAVLRAAAEMALPVRVSAWLCIADNMPSGRATRPGDVLRTLDGTTVEVLNTDAEGRLVLADGLVAASRENPDLIVDVATLTGAITVALGTRHTGVMGEEAAVAEYLAAAGRAAELAWQLPLPDHMVDDLDSPIADLQNAKIGDPAGGSLFAGLFLRHFVGRVSDEADAPRIPWVHLDIAGVGMNKSAPFGYTDKGVTGATVRSLIELLAADGER
- a CDS encoding proteasome assembly chaperone family protein, which translates into the protein MSPSAPLYDRAPSAPPVPSGLPLVMALTGFTDAGGAVSRLVEYFRNDLEPHALFVFDNDALLDYRARRPLITFDEDHLTDYRPARLELSLAHDSLGHPFLLLAGYEPDFLWEAFAETVLELSAALQVSSITWVHAIPMPVPHTRPIGTTVSGTRRDLAEAHSVWRPHTQVPSTAGHLLEYRFAEAGAKVAGFALLVPHYLGDTEYPAAALAGLDSLTVATGLVFSGEVLREENREFLGKVSEQVEGSEELTRMLEGLEERYDAYMAGSTQATPIIHTGDLPSADELAAELERFLATRPGDDDRRGRLG